One genomic window of Diospyros lotus cultivar Yz01 chromosome 8, ASM1463336v1, whole genome shotgun sequence includes the following:
- the LOC127807336 gene encoding probable alkaline/neutral invertase D, which yields MDGAKEYGLRNVSSHCSISEMDDYDLSKLLEKRRINTERKRSFDDRSLSELSIGLLRGLDHFDSSYSPLRSVVDSPASSDQNSFEPHPMVAEAWDALRRCTVFFRDHPVGTIAAYDHASEEVLNYDQVFVRDFVPSALAFLMNGEPDIVKNFLLKTLQLQSWEKKVDRFKLGEGAMPASFKVLHDPVRKMDTIVADFGESAIGRVAPVDSGFWWIILLRAYTKSTGDLTLAETSECQKGIRLILTLCLSEGFDTFPTLLCADGCSMIDRRMGIYGYPIEIQALFFMALRCAFTMLKHDAEGKEFAERIVKRLHALSYHMRSYFWLDFQQLNDIYRYKTEEYSHTAVNKFNVIPDSIPEWVFEFMPKRGGYFVGNVSPARMDFRWFALGNCIAILSSLATPDQSATIMDLIEARWEELVGDMPLKISYPAIESHEWRIVTGCDPKNTRWSYHNGGSWPVLLWLLTAACIKTGRPQIARRAIDLAENRLLKDNWPEYYDGKLGRFIGKQARKYQTWSIAGYLVAKMMLEDPSHLGMISLEEDKQMKPVMKRSSSWNF from the exons ATGGATGGTGCCAAGGAGTATGGCCTTAGAAATGTCAGTTCTCATTGTTCAATCTCTGAAATGGATGATTATGATTTATCAAAGCTTCTTGAGAAGCGGCGGATCAATACAGAGAGGAAGAGATCCTTTGATGACAGATCACTTAGTGAGTTGTCAATTGGCTTACTAAGAGGCCTAGATCACTTTGACAGTTCATACTCACCTTTACGATCAGTAGTGGATTCTCCTGCTTCATCTGACCAGAACTCTTTTGAACCTCATCCAATGGTTGCTGAAGCTTGGGATGCTCTTCGCAGATGTACAGTGTTCTTCCGGGACCATCCTGTCGGTACAATTGCTGCTTATGATCATGCTTCAGAGGAGGTTCTTAATTATGATCAG GTTTTTGTACGAGATTTTGTACCCAGTGCTCTGGCTTTTCTAATGAATGGTGAGCCTGATATAGTTAAGAACTTTCTACTAAAGACGCTACAACTTCAAAGTTGGGAAAAGAAAGTAGACAGATTCAAGCTTGGGGAAGGGGCTATGCCAGCTAGTTTCAAAGTTCTTCATGATCCAGTTCGCAAGATGGATACTATAGTGGCAGATTTTGGTGAGAGTGCAATAGGAAGAGTTGCTCCAGTTGACTCTGGATTTTGGTGGATTATTCTACTACGGGCATATACAAAGTCCACCGGAGATTTAACTCTGGCTGAAACATCAGAGTGTCAAAAGGGAATAAGGCTTATACTGACCTTGTGTCTTTCGGAGGGATTTGATACATTTCCAACTTTGTTGTGTGCTGATGGATGCTCAATGATTGATCGAAGAATG GGTATTTATGGTTATCCTATTGAGATTCAAGCACTTTTCTTTATGGCATTGAGATGTGCTTTCACTATGCTGAAACATGATGCAGAGGGGAAAGAGTTTGCGGAGAGAATAGTAAAGCGCTTGCATGCGTTGAGTTATCACATGCGAAGTTATTTCTGGCTTGATTTCCAGCAGCTTAATGACATATACCGATATAAGACGGAGGAGTATTCCCACACTGCGGTTAACAAGTTCAATGTTATTCCTGATTCAATCCCAGAATGGGTGTTTGAGTTTATGCCAAAGCGTGGTGGCTACTTTGTTGGCAATGTCAGCCCTGCAAGGATGGATTTCCGATGGTTTGCTTTAGGTAACTGTATTGCTATTTTATCTTCCTTGGCAACTCCTGACCAATCTGCCACTATTATGGATCTTATAGAAGCACGCTGGGAGGAGCTGGTTGGGGATATGCCTTTGAAGATATCTTATCCTGCAATAGAAAGTCATGAATGGAGAATTGTGACTGGTTGTGACCCAAAGAACACGAGATGGAGTTACCATAATGGAGGATCTTGGCCAG TGCTTTTGTGGTTGCTAACGGCTGCTTGCATCAAAACTGGACGACCCCAGATAGCAAGACGAGCAATTGATCTGGCCGAAAACCGTCTGCTCAAGGACAATTGGCCAGAGTATTATGATGGGAAACTTGGGCGATTTATCGGCAAGCAAGCAAGGAAATACCAGACATGGTCGATTGCCGGATATCTGGTAGCAAAGATGATGTTGGAAGACCCCTCACACCTGGGGATGATCTCCCTGGAAGAAGACAAGCAAATGAAGCCTGTAATGAAGAGGTCCTCCTCCTGGAACTTTTGA